In Sulfurisphaera javensis, a single genomic region encodes these proteins:
- a CDS encoding helicase C-terminal domain-containing protein: MELREWQKQLKDKVIEAVKQGFLVALNSPTGSGKTLFSLLVGLEVKGKILYVVRTHNEYYPVYRDLKKINSSLKFSFIVGKPTACPFAIKDVDSEDINCKYCEIKNAIEVIIDKSPFEKLNELKRKAIEEGFCPYYSLFETSKDADVITITYPYFFIEKYRNTLEIELNDYFIIIDEAHNIDKVSEIEERMLSDFTLNMAIRQVKSEEVRKILSRVREELKNLTYPDEKYIKLNKVPSLSEEELSILVDEYEELRKEAIKNKVISRIYLGSVIRFYATYSTGSFIPFSFSNRIVLKTLDLTQYYNLLNDESLSILLMSGTLPPKDYLEKVLGITRKIYYIEVEKIIRKKVTGNYTCAIALDVTSKYDFRSEIMWKKYASYLLKIYYQARKHILAVFPSYQIMQNVMNNINVNKILETEETKIDEIINIIGQNRDKKYIIGGVGRGKITEGIELTEDGRSLISDVVLVGIPYPPEDDYMKMLSMRIAEKLGGKDKEYLIMIPALITVKQAIGRAIRNVNDNAKIWLLDKRYDSLWWKKNLNCFNSIKVRL, from the coding sequence GTGGAATTAAGAGAATGGCAGAAACAGTTAAAGGATAAGGTTATTGAGGCAGTTAAACAAGGTTTTTTAGTTGCGTTAAACTCCCCGACGGGGAGTGGTAAAACTCTTTTTTCTCTTCTTGTAGGTTTAGAGGTTAAGGGAAAAATTCTATATGTTGTAAGAACTCACAATGAATATTATCCAGTTTATAGAGATTTAAAGAAGATAAATTCTTCTCTAAAGTTCTCATTTATAGTAGGAAAACCTACAGCTTGCCCTTTTGCTATAAAAGATGTTGATTCGGAAGATATAAATTGTAAATATTGTGAAATAAAAAATGCTATAGAAGTAATTATAGATAAGTCACCTTTTGAAAAGTTAAATGAGCTAAAAAGAAAGGCTATTGAAGAAGGCTTTTGTCCATATTATTCATTATTTGAAACTTCTAAGGATGCAGATGTAATAACAATAACTTATCCATATTTTTTTATTGAAAAATATAGAAATACATTAGAAATAGAATTAAATGATTATTTTATAATAATAGATGAGGCACATAACATAGATAAAGTTAGTGAAATAGAAGAGCGAATGTTAAGTGATTTTACATTGAATATGGCTATAAGGCAAGTGAAAAGTGAAGAAGTTAGGAAAATACTCTCAAGAGTGAGAGAAGAGCTTAAGAACTTAACTTACCCTGACGAGAAATATATTAAGCTTAATAAAGTTCCTTCATTATCAGAGGAAGAATTATCGATTCTTGTTGATGAGTATGAAGAATTAAGAAAAGAAGCAATAAAAAATAAAGTAATCTCAAGAATATATTTAGGTTCTGTTATACGATTTTATGCAACTTACTCAACTGGTTCATTTATTCCTTTTTCTTTCTCTAATCGAATAGTTTTAAAGACATTAGATTTAACTCAATATTATAATCTGTTAAATGACGAGAGTTTATCAATTCTATTAATGTCTGGGACTCTACCTCCTAAAGATTATCTAGAAAAAGTTCTTGGTATAACAAGAAAAATATATTATATAGAAGTTGAAAAGATAATTCGAAAGAAAGTTACTGGTAATTATACTTGTGCAATTGCACTTGATGTGACTTCAAAATATGATTTTAGAAGTGAAATAATGTGGAAAAAATATGCATCTTATTTGCTTAAGATATATTATCAGGCAAGAAAGCATATTTTAGCAGTATTTCCTTCTTATCAAATAATGCAAAATGTAATGAATAATATTAATGTTAATAAAATCTTAGAAACCGAAGAAACTAAAATAGATGAGATAATTAATATAATAGGACAAAATCGTGATAAGAAATATATAATAGGAGGTGTAGGGAGAGGTAAGATTACAGAAGGAATAGAATTAACTGAAGATGGAAGAAGTTTAATCTCTGATGTTGTGTTAGTTGGAATTCCTTATCCACCGGAAGATGATTACATGAAAATGCTTTCTATGAGAATAGCGGAAAAGTTAGGTGGGAAAGATAAGGAATATTTGATAATGATCCCAGCTTTAATAACTGTGAAACAGGCTATTGGGAGAGCTATAAGGAATGTGAATGATAATGCCAAAATTTGGTTACTAGATAAGAGATATGATTCTTTATGGTGGAAGAAAAACCTAAATTGTTTTAACTCAATTAAAGTAAGGCTATGA
- a CDS encoding superoxide dismutase, with protein MAIQIQFKKYELPPLPYKVDALEPYISKDIIDVHYNGHHKGYVNGANSFLDRLEKIIKGEVSTGQYDIQGILRGLVFNINGHKLHALYWQNMAPNGKGGGKPGGVLADLINKQYGSFDRFKQLFTEAANSLPGTGWTVLYYDTESGNLEIMTFENHFQNHIAELPIILILDEFEHAYYLQYKNKRADYVNAWWNVVNWDEADKKLQKYLNK; from the coding sequence ATGGCAATTCAAATACAGTTTAAAAAGTACGAACTACCTCCACTTCCCTATAAAGTAGATGCGTTAGAACCATACATAAGCAAAGATATAATTGATGTACATTATAACGGACATCATAAAGGGTATGTAAATGGAGCCAATTCTTTTTTGGATAGATTAGAGAAAATTATTAAAGGAGAAGTAAGTACAGGGCAGTATGATATTCAAGGTATATTAAGAGGATTAGTGTTTAATATTAATGGCCACAAGCTTCATGCTTTATATTGGCAAAATATGGCGCCTAATGGGAAAGGTGGAGGAAAACCTGGTGGAGTATTGGCTGATTTAATTAACAAGCAATATGGTAGCTTTGATAGATTTAAACAGTTATTCACAGAAGCTGCAAACAGTTTACCAGGTACTGGATGGACTGTGTTATATTATGATACAGAGTCTGGCAACTTAGAAATAATGACTTTTGAAAATCATTTCCAGAACCATATAGCAGAACTACCAATAATACTAATATTAGATGAGTTCGAGCATGCCTATTATTTGCAGTATAAAAATAAGAGAGCAGATTATGTAAACGCTTGGTGGAATGTCGTAAATTGGGATGAGGCAGATAAAAAGTTACAGAAATATCTGAACAAGTAA
- the aroA gene encoding 3-phosphoshikimate 1-carboxyvinyltransferase, with protein MLAEIKPSKIQGKIKAPQSKSFGIRLVLYSLIKESKLENLIPSDDVNVAINVVKQFGVSVNGNHFKLEGKLKVPSYLYFGGSATTLRMTIPIISVLGGETVIDGDDSLRKRPLTAIIKALQGSVNFSSQNLPTRISGKLKENYVRIDGSESSQYISGFIYAFSMIGGGEIEIIPPISSKSYIYLTSELINSLGGNVKIKGNRIYIEKGDFKPYIGKVPGDYALASFYASSAIVSGGEIAIEDVYEIPHFEGDHSIVDFYVQMGAESYVKDKVWYVKGGKELRGIKVNVDDFPDLAPSIASLAPFTNSPTIIEGVRRLKTKESNRILTISDALSRFGVSVYSDDEKIIIEPVKEIRNASIVCPNDHRIAMMATVLAFKVGGKIDKAECVNKSNPNFWKDLISLGGKIILT; from the coding sequence ATGTTAGCAGAAATTAAACCATCGAAAATACAAGGAAAAATAAAAGCTCCTCAATCTAAGAGTTTCGGAATTAGACTTGTTCTATATTCTCTAATCAAGGAAAGTAAATTAGAAAACTTAATTCCTTCGGATGATGTAAATGTTGCAATAAATGTTGTTAAACAATTTGGTGTTTCTGTAAATGGCAATCACTTTAAACTTGAAGGTAAATTAAAAGTTCCTAGTTATTTGTACTTTGGTGGATCTGCAACTACATTAAGAATGACTATACCAATAATATCTGTACTAGGTGGTGAGACAGTAATAGATGGGGACGATAGTCTTAGGAAAAGACCATTAACAGCTATAATTAAAGCCCTTCAAGGAAGTGTGAATTTCTCTTCTCAAAATCTTCCGACTAGAATCTCTGGTAAACTCAAGGAAAACTATGTAAGAATAGACGGAAGTGAAAGCAGTCAATATATTTCTGGTTTTATTTACGCTTTTTCTATGATCGGAGGAGGAGAAATAGAAATAATTCCACCAATTTCCTCGAAAAGCTACATTTATCTAACAAGTGAATTGATAAATAGTTTAGGTGGAAATGTAAAGATAAAAGGAAATAGAATATATATAGAGAAAGGTGATTTCAAACCTTATATAGGTAAAGTTCCAGGGGATTACGCTTTAGCCTCATTCTATGCCTCTTCGGCTATAGTTTCAGGTGGAGAAATTGCAATAGAAGATGTATATGAAATCCCACATTTTGAAGGTGATCATTCTATTGTTGATTTTTATGTCCAGATGGGTGCAGAATCTTATGTAAAGGATAAGGTATGGTATGTTAAGGGTGGTAAGGAACTCAGAGGTATTAAAGTTAACGTTGATGATTTTCCAGATTTAGCTCCTTCTATTGCATCATTAGCACCATTTACTAATTCTCCAACTATTATAGAGGGAGTAAGAAGATTGAAAACAAAAGAAAGCAATAGAATATTAACAATTTCTGATGCTTTATCGAGGTTTGGTGTTTCTGTATATTCTGACGATGAAAAAATAATTATTGAACCTGTTAAAGAAATAAGGAATGCGTCAATTGTATGTCCAAATGATCATAGAATTGCTATGATGGCAACAGTTTTAGCTTTTAAAGTTGGTGGAAAAATTGATAAAGCCGAATGTGTAAATAAAAGCAATCCTAACTTCTGGAAAGATTTAATTTCTCTAGGCGGTAAAATTATATTAACATGA
- a CDS encoding sugar phosphate nucleotidyltransferase, with translation MVSAIVLAGGYATRLRPLSLTKPKALLPILGKPLLDYILDSLEMSGVDQTYLSLRVMADKILSHIEGENRKVIPIIEKERLGDAGPLKYISHKYELSDDVLVIYGDIYHEIDIKSLLTFHEKQGCDATIVGKPVEDPRRYGVLITEGERLVQIIEKPKNPVSNLINAGVYIFKRKLFENINGQSIAKDFLPRLLSDKTCVAVYKYDGLWMDIGVPSDYMKINLELLSLKYPKGFIAENAKISEKADLIPPFYIGNNVNISGDSYIFNSIIGKNSIIKNGVYIEQSILMDDVKIDNYSYIKDSILSDKNNLGKWVRIDSAILGDEVIVYDGIFINKDTIILPYKEVNESVYDKGKIIL, from the coding sequence ATGGTTTCCGCAATAGTGTTAGCTGGTGGATATGCCACTAGGTTAAGGCCATTAAGTTTAACGAAGCCTAAAGCTCTTTTACCCATACTCGGTAAACCATTGTTAGATTACATTTTAGATTCGTTAGAAATGTCCGGAGTTGATCAAACTTATCTTTCTTTACGTGTTATGGCAGACAAAATACTTTCTCATATAGAAGGAGAAAACAGAAAAGTAATCCCGATAATAGAGAAAGAGAGACTTGGAGATGCGGGTCCATTAAAATATATCTCACACAAATATGAGTTATCAGATGACGTTCTTGTAATATACGGTGATATATACCATGAAATAGATATCAAATCTTTACTAACTTTTCATGAAAAACAAGGTTGTGATGCTACTATTGTAGGTAAGCCTGTAGAAGATCCTAGAAGGTATGGTGTCCTAATTACTGAAGGAGAGAGATTAGTACAAATCATAGAGAAACCAAAAAATCCCGTTTCCAATTTGATTAATGCAGGCGTATATATTTTTAAGAGGAAATTATTTGAAAACATAAATGGTCAAAGTATAGCTAAAGATTTCTTACCTAGATTATTAAGTGATAAAACATGCGTTGCTGTTTATAAATATGATGGTCTATGGATGGATATAGGAGTTCCTTCTGATTACATGAAAATTAATCTTGAATTGTTGTCACTAAAGTATCCAAAGGGGTTTATAGCAGAAAATGCCAAGATAAGTGAGAAAGCGGACTTAATACCTCCATTTTATATAGGAAATAATGTGAATATAAGTGGTGATTCTTATATTTTTAACAGTATTATAGGGAAAAATTCTATTATAAAAAACGGGGTTTATATAGAACAAAGCATATTAATGGATGATGTCAAGATAGATAATTATAGTTATATCAAGGATAGTATTTTATCTGATAAAAATAACTTAGGAAAATGGGTAAGGATAGACTCAGCTATTCTAGGAGATGAAGTAATAGTATATGATGGTATCTTCATAAATAAAGATACTATAATACTTCCTTACAAAGAGGTTAACGAATCAGTTTACGATAAAGGGAAAATAATACTCTGA
- a CDS encoding shikimate kinase, with protein sequence MQTYAGVSVVNALPSWYGSSMAVDLKVNVSIKETNNCEKKYNILIDTILDFFREKFNIPCLDVQISSEIPEKSGLKSSSAVSTALIGEIAKKYGLEIDVPKYSAILSLKAGVSYTGALDDASSAYFGGVAFTYNKEFKILDIMQPPEISILILPRGNRNININLQYLQKYRLVFEEIFRIARKDIIQGMKLNGLLIASILGYETNEIEIALKKGALASGISGNGPSVFAVTKIGEEGPIIDSFSRFGNIILTRPIDYVSRN encoded by the coding sequence ATGCAAACCTACGCAGGAGTCTCAGTAGTAAACGCTTTACCTAGTTGGTATGGTTCATCAATGGCTGTAGACTTGAAAGTAAATGTTAGTATAAAAGAAACAAACAATTGTGAAAAGAAATATAATATTTTAATCGATACAATACTAGATTTTTTCAGAGAAAAGTTTAATATTCCTTGTCTTGATGTTCAGATTTCATCTGAAATACCAGAGAAAAGCGGGTTAAAAAGTAGTAGTGCAGTCTCTACGGCTCTAATAGGTGAAATAGCAAAAAAATACGGGTTAGAAATAGACGTTCCTAAATATTCAGCAATATTATCTTTAAAGGCTGGTGTCTCTTATACTGGAGCTTTAGATGATGCGTCTTCTGCCTATTTTGGCGGTGTAGCTTTTACGTACAATAAAGAGTTTAAGATTTTAGATATAATGCAACCGCCAGAGATCTCTATACTTATACTTCCTAGAGGGAATAGAAATATTAACATAAATCTACAGTATCTTCAGAAATATAGATTAGTATTTGAAGAGATATTTAGAATAGCTAGAAAAGATATAATACAAGGTATGAAGTTAAATGGGTTATTAATTGCATCAATTTTAGGTTACGAAACAAACGAAATAGAAATAGCGTTAAAGAAAGGTGCTTTAGCTTCTGGCATATCTGGTAATGGTCCCTCAGTTTTTGCCGTAACTAAAATTGGTGAAGAAGGCCCAATTATAGATTCTTTTTCTCGTTTTGGAAATATAATCTTAACGAGGCCTATTGATTATGTTAGCAGAAATTAA
- a CDS encoding sulfurtransferase TusA family protein, giving the protein MSQQYKLDLRGKSCEEYILEISKILVSMKPGDVLTVIADQDRIICTHQLLRNSPRYLFKGDIVGDHAEILIRRLR; this is encoded by the coding sequence ATGTCCCAGCAATATAAACTCGACCTTAGAGGTAAGTCTTGTGAAGAATATATCTTAGAGATATCAAAGATCTTAGTTTCAATGAAACCCGGAGATGTATTAACAGTGATAGCTGATCAAGATAGAATAATATGTACGCATCAACTTCTAAGGAATTCTCCAAGATATTTATTTAAAGGTGATATAGTAGGAGATCATGCAGAAATTCTTATAAGAAGATTAAGGTAG
- the aroC gene encoding chorismate synthase, producing MPGNSFGELFRITTFGESHGPMVGVVIDGVPAGLPLKKEDIEFELSFRRPGRQFVTGRREKDEPEIVSGIYNGRTTGAPITILVKNTDIISSLYEEVHYKPRPGHADLPYIMKYGFENWDYRGGGRASARETVGRVAASAIAKKLLMITDTWIAGHLKSLGYVELNEPVTFEEVLCSKYSPVRASKKWLEQKYEELIKQATVDGDSWGGIAEIIVKNTPVGLGEPVFDKLKADLAKAILSIPAVTGFEYGLGFSAAKMRGSEANDEIIKKGDRYGWRFNYSGGILGGLSNGEDIIVRCAFKPTSSIRKPQKTVDLRTGEETTISVIGRHDPAVAIRGVSVAEAMVSLVIVDHAMRAGYIPTVRLNEDQIKIIEDRWNKYISSCKPTQESQ from the coding sequence GTGAGCTATTTCGAATAACAACCTTTGGAGAAAGTCATGGCCCTATGGTAGGTGTAGTTATAGATGGAGTACCTGCTGGGTTACCTTTAAAGAAAGAAGATATTGAATTTGAATTATCTTTTAGAAGACCAGGAAGACAATTTGTTACAGGAAGAAGAGAGAAGGATGAGCCAGAAATAGTAAGTGGGATATATAACGGAAGAACTACTGGTGCACCAATTACAATTTTAGTTAAAAATACAGATATTATTTCCTCCTTATATGAGGAAGTACATTATAAACCTAGACCTGGCCATGCCGATTTACCATATATAATGAAGTACGGATTCGAAAACTGGGATTATAGAGGAGGTGGTAGAGCTAGTGCTAGAGAAACAGTTGGTAGGGTTGCAGCATCAGCAATTGCAAAGAAATTGTTAATGATTACAGACACATGGATAGCTGGCCATTTAAAAAGTCTAGGTTATGTAGAGTTAAACGAACCAGTCACTTTTGAGGAAGTATTATGTTCAAAATATAGTCCAGTTAGGGCTAGCAAAAAATGGCTTGAACAAAAGTATGAGGAGTTAATTAAACAAGCAACTGTGGACGGAGATAGTTGGGGAGGCATTGCAGAAATAATTGTTAAAAATACACCAGTGGGTTTAGGTGAGCCTGTTTTTGATAAATTAAAAGCCGATTTAGCTAAGGCTATTTTATCAATACCAGCTGTAACTGGGTTTGAATATGGTTTAGGTTTTTCTGCTGCTAAGATGAGGGGAAGTGAAGCAAATGATGAGATAATAAAGAAAGGAGATAGATATGGTTGGAGGTTTAATTATTCTGGTGGAATATTAGGTGGTTTATCTAATGGAGAAGATATCATAGTTAGGTGTGCTTTTAAACCTACAAGTTCAATAAGAAAGCCTCAAAAAACTGTTGATTTAAGAACTGGTGAGGAAACTACAATATCTGTTATAGGTAGACATGATCCTGCTGTTGCTATAAGAGGGGTTTCAGTTGCTGAAGCTATGGTATCTTTAGTTATTGTAGATCATGCTATGAGAGCTGGTTATATTCCTACGGTTAGATTAAATGAGGATCAAATAAAAATAATAGAGGATAGATGGAATAAGTATATTAGCTCATGCAAACCTACGCAGGAGTCTCAGTAG
- a CDS encoding type I 3-dehydroquinate dehydratase, whose product MTLIVASLPIRSEEDLKKIPSFYDADLIELRLDYSSSLPSIDKIEKFKEKVLVTIRDTREGGINFIDPKIKADYLQELYKRGILYDVEARFAKEYNIPTDGKIVSIHYFDRVPSYDEVIEILRDFVNKSWILKVAVVGKDGYKELLAKLLSLGNVAVLPMGTNPLERVAFSILGSKLIYGHTGEETAKGQLHYKEFKKILDYLTSISISSPSILMG is encoded by the coding sequence ATGACTTTAATTGTTGCGTCTTTGCCTATAAGAAGTGAAGAAGATCTTAAAAAAATTCCTAGTTTTTATGATGCTGACTTAATTGAATTGCGTCTTGATTATTCTTCTTCTCTTCCTTCAATAGATAAAATAGAGAAGTTTAAGGAAAAAGTATTAGTTACGATTAGAGATACAAGAGAAGGAGGAATTAATTTTATAGATCCAAAAATTAAGGCTGACTATCTCCAAGAGTTGTATAAAAGAGGAATACTGTATGATGTTGAAGCTAGATTTGCGAAAGAATATAATATACCAACAGATGGTAAAATTGTATCAATTCATTACTTTGACAGAGTTCCATCATATGATGAGGTCATAGAAATTCTGAGAGATTTCGTTAATAAGTCATGGATATTAAAAGTAGCTGTAGTGGGTAAAGATGGTTATAAAGAACTTTTAGCTAAATTACTAAGTCTAGGAAATGTTGCAGTATTGCCAATGGGTACCAATCCATTAGAAAGGGTTGCTTTTTCAATTTTAGGTTCTAAGCTTATTTATGGGCATACTGGTGAAGAAACAGCTAAAGGTCAATTACATTATAAGGAGTTTAAGAAAATCTTAGATTATTTAACTTCAATTTCTATCTCGTCTCCTTCTATTTTAATGGGGTAA
- a CDS encoding Rieske (2Fe-2S) protein has product MRLKKSDFKVGEKKKIIINGKEILIIYLGGDKFYAVNNRCPHLGCDLSKVGVVIREELICQCHFTHFSLKDGKALKGATKNPLILYPIKIEGDEIEIEVK; this is encoded by the coding sequence GTGAGACTTAAAAAATCTGATTTCAAAGTCGGAGAGAAAAAGAAAATTATTATCAATGGCAAAGAGATTCTAATAATATATCTAGGCGGAGATAAATTCTATGCAGTGAATAATAGATGTCCTCATCTAGGCTGTGATTTGTCAAAAGTTGGTGTAGTTATAAGAGAGGAATTAATATGTCAGTGTCACTTTACACACTTTTCTTTAAAAGATGGAAAAGCACTAAAGGGGGCTACAAAAAATCCGCTAATTCTTTACCCCATTAAAATAGAAGGAGACGAGATAGAAATTGAAGTTAAATAA
- a CDS encoding thioredoxin family protein codes for MKVEIFTHRNCIECNFLIEYLEKNGLLSKVTIIDTELYPFLAFERGVISTPSIFVNGKLVFAGLVDYDELTKILSGESVSVNVNKDELLDKLMLGIINSFAATAWLYVNKDFDALMAQKDFVTAVTGLALVNEKESEELYNYLRNVIIKEGETYFEKWKDKMKRVISSNFIRELYWLYEKKLEKSEVLSKYPLEVFAHWLMVRGGAVGRVGLRIHPLSEKEVIMRISEVYMYLFDNYDNLWDKVIKEQEEIKKINKEQVRFLSF; via the coding sequence ATGAAGGTAGAAATATTTACTCACAGAAATTGTATAGAATGCAATTTTCTAATCGAGTACTTGGAAAAAAATGGTTTATTAAGTAAAGTTACTATAATAGATACAGAACTTTATCCGTTTCTAGCATTTGAAAGAGGTGTAATTTCTACCCCTTCAATTTTTGTTAATGGAAAACTAGTATTCGCTGGTCTTGTTGACTACGATGAGTTAACAAAAATATTAAGTGGGGAAAGTGTTAGTGTTAATGTTAACAAGGATGAGCTACTTGATAAGTTAATGTTAGGAATCATTAACTCGTTTGCTGCAACAGCTTGGTTATATGTAAATAAAGATTTTGATGCTTTAATGGCACAGAAAGATTTTGTAACAGCAGTTACTGGATTGGCTTTAGTTAATGAAAAAGAATCTGAAGAATTATACAATTATCTTCGTAACGTCATAATAAAAGAAGGAGAAACATATTTTGAGAAATGGAAAGATAAAATGAAAAGGGTTATCTCATCAAACTTCATAAGGGAATTATATTGGCTCTATGAGAAGAAATTAGAGAAGAGCGAAGTTCTATCTAAGTATCCTTTAGAAGTTTTTGCCCATTGGTTAATGGTTAGAGGCGGTGCTGTAGGAAGAGTAGGTTTAAGGATTCATCCATTAAGTGAGAAAGAGGTTATTATGAGGATAAGTGAAGTTTATATGTATTTATTCGATAATTATGATAATTTATGGGATAAAGTTATTAAAGAACAAGAAGAAATTAAAAAAATAAATAAAGAGCAAGTTAGATTCTTAAGTTTTTAA
- a CDS encoding thioredoxin domain-containing protein: protein MNRLKNSKSAFLLQSADSPIDWFPWCEEAFEKARKEDKPVLVDVGASWCHWCHVMDEETYNDQEVVKIINENFIAIKVDRDELPDLDRELQNTVSAITGESGWPLTVFMTPDKKVFFGGTYFPPEDRYGRIGFKRLLLEILRLWREDRKKILDVANASSSLKITFNTLSPEWELIENSISSIVSVYDFDNGGLQGQMKFPHPTVDEFLLAYSYFTKSDTERKLALFTLKKMYYGGIFDQVGGGFHRYTVDDEWYVPHFEKLLIDNAELLLDYIQAYQFTQDLELFDAINQIYNFLLRDMKIEGGFANSLDADSEGIEGYYYTWKDDEFAEALKGEDIEYWSKFFNLRIAKEVEGRKVLKRTIDSRDLLKVYSFDKLNEIRTKLLEYREKMRKKPFRDENLYTYPNTRIAEALLNLYPIIGKGLNEALEIVDKLSKVVTRRLDGGKEGLLEDYSSATLALISAYEVTGNDKYKDLAVSISQNLKNIEGYPIDSPNESPESLRLKSLLKISLLTEEKINVNIYEGSPAFTSGILYNVMSFMKGLAHIVVVNENDGKAKDLHNTALTTFYPLKIVEIMDESKKDYVPSYMRSMINYNKGTSRAFVCVGNKCSMPLTSPEKLRLYLSGGVM, encoded by the coding sequence ATGAATAGACTAAAAAACAGTAAAAGTGCTTTTCTTCTTCAATCTGCTGATAGCCCTATTGATTGGTTTCCTTGGTGTGAAGAAGCTTTTGAAAAAGCTAGAAAAGAAGATAAGCCAGTTTTAGTTGATGTTGGAGCTTCTTGGTGTCATTGGTGTCATGTTATGGATGAAGAAACTTATAATGACCAGGAAGTAGTAAAAATAATTAATGAGAATTTCATAGCTATAAAAGTAGATAGAGATGAGCTTCCAGATTTAGATAGAGAGTTGCAAAATACTGTTAGCGCAATTACTGGAGAATCTGGATGGCCTTTAACAGTCTTTATGACTCCCGATAAGAAAGTTTTCTTTGGTGGAACGTATTTTCCACCAGAAGATAGATATGGTAGAATAGGGTTTAAGAGACTGTTATTAGAAATTTTAAGATTATGGAGGGAAGACAGAAAGAAAATTTTAGATGTAGCTAATGCTTCTTCATCCTTAAAGATCACATTTAATACTTTATCTCCAGAATGGGAATTAATAGAAAATTCCATTTCAAGCATAGTTTCCGTATATGATTTTGATAATGGTGGTCTTCAAGGCCAAATGAAGTTTCCACATCCCACTGTAGATGAGTTCCTTCTTGCTTATTCTTATTTTACAAAAAGTGATACAGAGAGAAAATTAGCTCTCTTTACTTTAAAGAAGATGTATTATGGAGGAATTTTTGATCAAGTTGGGGGTGGATTTCATAGATATACAGTAGATGACGAATGGTACGTTCCACATTTTGAAAAATTGCTTATTGATAATGCTGAACTTTTACTGGATTATATTCAAGCGTACCAATTTACTCAAGATCTTGAGCTATTTGATGCAATTAATCAAATTTATAATTTCCTATTGAGGGACATGAAAATTGAAGGAGGTTTTGCAAATAGTTTGGATGCTGATTCTGAGGGAATAGAAGGATACTATTACACGTGGAAAGATGATGAGTTTGCTGAAGCATTAAAGGGAGAGGATATTGAATATTGGTCGAAGTTCTTTAACTTAAGAATTGCAAAAGAGGTTGAAGGGAGGAAGGTTTTAAAAAGGACTATAGACTCTAGAGATTTATTAAAAGTTTACTCTTTCGACAAATTAAACGAGATTAGAACTAAGCTTCTAGAGTATAGAGAGAAGATGAGAAAGAAACCTTTCAGAGATGAGAATTTGTATACTTATCCTAACACAAGAATTGCTGAGGCCTTACTAAATCTTTATCCAATAATAGGTAAAGGGTTAAATGAGGCATTAGAAATTGTAGATAAACTAAGCAAAGTTGTTACAAGAAGACTAGATGGGGGAAAAGAAGGATTATTAGAAGATTATTCATCTGCAACTTTAGCTTTAATCTCTGCTTATGAAGTTACTGGAAACGATAAATACAAAGATTTAGCAGTTTCAATTTCACAAAACTTGAAAAACATAGAAGGATATCCAATAGATTCACCTAATGAATCCCCAGAATCTTTAAGATTAAAAAGTCTCCTTAAAATCTCTCTATTAACTGAGGAGAAAATTAATGTTAATATTTATGAGGGCTCTCCCGCATTTACTTCTGGTATACTCTATAACGTTATGTCTTTCATGAAAGGATTAGCTCATATTGTTGTTGTTAATGAAAATGATGGAAAAGCTAAAGATTTACACAATACGGCCTTAACAACCTTCTATCCGTTGAAGATAGTAGAAATAATGGATGAATCTAAAAAAGATTATGTTCCTTCATATATGCGTTCAATGATAAATTATAACAAAGGAACTAGTAGAGCTTTTGTGTGCGTTGGTAATAAATGTAGTATGCCTTTAACTTCCCCAGAGAAATTAAGATTATACTTAAGTGGTGGGGTAATGTGA